The Coregonus clupeaformis isolate EN_2021a chromosome 8, ASM2061545v1, whole genome shotgun sequence genome has a segment encoding these proteins:
- the LOC123491524 gene encoding uncharacterized protein LOC123491524 isoform X2: protein MGLESQDPLPLPGNLTSGQVGSFQKVEPKTLGAVQIIIGCLVLCLSASVLQLHEIHFTGDVVVLLIVVLQLILSGSVLVHAGRKPSLFWVKCTLVLHLISAAFSTAALGLMSKHLPYRQDSYHCEHCRRLELHAVLLIDGIIGTLVIFLILELLICITAMLFGLSVLASSGGMQSSSGTQRPAYPQTRPPAGPPAVQAAASQVAVVVTEPDSDQVEEVPTPPTDPQVEPIEAAEP, encoded by the exons ATGGGCCTCGAAAGCCAGGACCCCCTGCCTCTCCCCGGCAACCTCACCTCAGGACAGGTGGGCTCCTTCCAGAAGGTGGAGCCTAAAACCTTGGGG GCCGTCCAGATCATCATCGGGTGTCTTGTCCTCTGCCTGAGCGCCTCTGTGTTGCAGCTCCACGAGATCCACTTCACTGGTGATGTCGTTGTCCTTTTGATCGTTGTCTTACAG CTCATCCTTTCTGGGTCGGTCCTTGTCCACGCGGGCAGGAAGCCTTCTCTCTTTTGG GTGAAATGTACCCTGGTGCTGCACTTGATTAGTGCTGCCTTCTCCACGGCTGCTCTGGGCCTGATGTCCAAACACCTACCTTACCGCCAGGACTCCTACCACTGTGAACACTGCCGGAGACTGGAGCTGCATGCCGTG CTCCTGATTGACGGCATCATAGGTACTCTGGTTATCTTCCTTATTCTGGAGCTGCTCATCTGCATCACAGCCATGCTGTTTGGCCTCAGTGTGCTGGCCTCAAGTGGTGGAATGCAG tcatccaGTGGAACTCAGCGCCCAGCCTACCCCCAGACTCGGCCCCCGGCAGGTCCTCCTGCCGTGCAGGCTGCAGCATCTCAG GTGGCTGTTGTTGTCACTGAGCCCGATTCCGACCAGGTAGAGGAGGTCCCCACTCCCCCCACCGACCCCCAGGTGGAGCCCATCGAGGCGGCCGAGCCCTAA
- the LOC123491524 gene encoding uncharacterized protein LOC123491524 isoform X1 has product MGLESQDPLPLPGNLTSGQVGSFQKVEPKTLGAVQIIIGCLVLCLSASVLQLHEIHFTGDVVVLLIVVLQLILSGSVLVHAGRKPSLFWVKCTLVLHLISAAFSTAALGLMSKHLPYRQDSYHCEHCRRLELHAVQHCFRKCTGLIEMKCKLLIDGIIGTLVIFLILELLICITAMLFGLSVLASSGGMQSSSGTQRPAYPQTRPPAGPPAVQAAASQVAVVVTEPDSDQVEEVPTPPTDPQVEPIEAAEP; this is encoded by the exons ATGGGCCTCGAAAGCCAGGACCCCCTGCCTCTCCCCGGCAACCTCACCTCAGGACAGGTGGGCTCCTTCCAGAAGGTGGAGCCTAAAACCTTGGGG GCCGTCCAGATCATCATCGGGTGTCTTGTCCTCTGCCTGAGCGCCTCTGTGTTGCAGCTCCACGAGATCCACTTCACTGGTGATGTCGTTGTCCTTTTGATCGTTGTCTTACAG CTCATCCTTTCTGGGTCGGTCCTTGTCCACGCGGGCAGGAAGCCTTCTCTCTTTTGG GTGAAATGTACCCTGGTGCTGCACTTGATTAGTGCTGCCTTCTCCACGGCTGCTCTGGGCCTGATGTCCAAACACCTACCTTACCGCCAGGACTCCTACCACTGTGAACACTGCCGGAGACTGGAGCTGCATGCCGTG CAACATTGTTTCAGGAAATGCACTGGGCTGATCGAAATGAAATGTAAA CTCCTGATTGACGGCATCATAGGTACTCTGGTTATCTTCCTTATTCTGGAGCTGCTCATCTGCATCACAGCCATGCTGTTTGGCCTCAGTGTGCTGGCCTCAAGTGGTGGAATGCAG tcatccaGTGGAACTCAGCGCCCAGCCTACCCCCAGACTCGGCCCCCGGCAGGTCCTCCTGCCGTGCAGGCTGCAGCATCTCAG GTGGCTGTTGTTGTCACTGAGCCCGATTCCGACCAGGTAGAGGAGGTCCCCACTCCCCCCACCGACCCCCAGGTGGAGCCCATCGAGGCGGCCGAGCCCTAA